The following are encoded together in the Nocardioides sp. Arc9.136 genome:
- a CDS encoding acyl-CoA dehydrogenase family protein yields MTNPALAAVEERAEEIAALAESNERLGRLDDAAAKLLRETGVMRMLQPARHGGAEAHPREFAETVMRIASLDGSTGWVAGIVGVHPWEMAMCDPDVQEAIWGEDQDTWIASPYAPMGTLRPVDGGYVFNGRWQFSSGTDHCRWIFLGAMLADADGNRVMPPQAYHVILPRSDYEIVEDSWDVVGLRGTGSKDVVVTDVFVPENRTMSFAGFLDGSHPRNAGLTSPTYHIPFTTAFPMGITSAVVGIAEGALAAHLAYQRTRVQVTGTKITDDPYVLSTIGAAAEEIKASRTAVLDNVSRFYDAAEAGRRISFAERAASRRTQVAAAWRAVRAMDEVVARSGGNGLRMDNPIQRFWRDGHMGLAHAIHVPGPVNHVSALTDIGVTPPPGPLLSMI; encoded by the coding sequence ATGACCAACCCCGCCCTCGCGGCCGTGGAAGAGCGTGCCGAGGAGATCGCCGCGCTGGCCGAGTCCAACGAGCGGCTCGGCCGTCTCGACGACGCAGCGGCCAAGCTGCTCCGCGAGACCGGCGTGATGCGCATGCTCCAGCCCGCGAGGCACGGTGGCGCCGAGGCGCACCCGCGCGAGTTCGCCGAGACGGTCATGCGGATCGCCTCGCTGGACGGCTCCACCGGGTGGGTCGCCGGCATCGTCGGCGTGCACCCCTGGGAGATGGCGATGTGCGACCCGGACGTGCAGGAGGCGATCTGGGGCGAGGACCAGGACACCTGGATCGCCTCGCCGTACGCCCCGATGGGCACGCTGCGGCCCGTCGACGGCGGCTACGTCTTCAACGGCCGCTGGCAGTTCTCCTCGGGCACCGACCACTGCCGGTGGATCTTCCTCGGCGCGATGCTCGCCGACGCCGACGGCAACCGGGTCATGCCGCCGCAGGCCTACCACGTGATCCTCCCGCGGTCGGACTACGAGATCGTCGAGGACAGCTGGGACGTCGTCGGCCTGCGCGGCACCGGGTCCAAGGACGTCGTCGTCACCGACGTGTTCGTCCCCGAGAACCGCACGATGTCCTTCGCCGGCTTCCTCGACGGCTCGCACCCGCGCAACGCCGGCCTCACCAGCCCGACGTACCACATCCCGTTCACCACGGCGTTCCCCATGGGGATCACCAGCGCGGTCGTCGGCATCGCCGAGGGGGCGCTCGCGGCGCACCTGGCCTACCAGCGCACCCGCGTGCAGGTGACCGGCACCAAGATCACCGACGACCCGTACGTGCTCTCGACCATCGGTGCCGCCGCCGAGGAGATCAAGGCCTCGCGGACCGCGGTGCTCGACAACGTCAGCCGCTTCTACGACGCCGCCGAGGCGGGCCGGCGGATCAGCTTCGCCGAGCGCGCGGCGTCGCGCCGCACCCAGGTCGCGGCCGCGTGGCGCGCGGTCCGCGCCATGGACGAGGTCGTCGCCCGGTCGGGCGGCAACGGCCTGCGGATGGACAACCCGATCCAGCGCTTCTGGCGCGACGGCCACATGGGCCTCGCGCACGCGATCCACGTGCCGGGCCCGGTCAACCACGTCTCCGCGCTGACCGACATCGGCGTGACCCCGCCGCCCGGTCCGCTCCTGTCGATGATCTGA
- a CDS encoding alpha/beta fold hydrolase: MIAAVRTWTAEQTLRELDTEDGVLRYHEAGDADAPPLLMLHGSGPGVTGWRNFGENLPVFAEHFRCLVLELPGFGVSDPTDQHPMVAALPSVGRFLDGLGLDRVDVVGNSMGGVVATRLAIAEPDRVRRMVTVGGIGQAIFSPSPGEGLNLLMEFTESPSRERLVQWLHSMVHDRSLVTEEMVEQRWAQATEPSTLAAARRMYSRAALEGMGRAAARSPEPPYWAMLHRVRARTLLTWGRDDRVSPLDMALVPMRTIADAELHVLPRCGHWAMIEQKAAWEAVVLAFLTRAD, from the coding sequence GTGATCGCCGCCGTGCGCACCTGGACCGCCGAGCAGACCCTGCGCGAGCTGGACACCGAGGACGGTGTCCTGCGCTACCACGAGGCCGGCGACGCGGACGCGCCGCCGCTGCTGATGCTGCACGGCTCCGGGCCCGGTGTGACGGGCTGGCGCAACTTCGGCGAGAACCTGCCGGTGTTCGCCGAGCACTTCCGCTGCCTGGTGCTGGAGCTCCCCGGGTTCGGCGTCAGCGACCCCACCGACCAGCACCCGATGGTGGCCGCCCTGCCCTCGGTCGGTCGGTTCCTCGACGGGCTGGGCCTGGACCGCGTCGACGTCGTCGGCAACTCGATGGGCGGGGTGGTGGCGACCCGGCTCGCGATCGCCGAGCCCGACCGGGTACGCCGCATGGTCACCGTCGGCGGCATCGGCCAGGCGATCTTCAGCCCGTCGCCGGGCGAGGGCCTGAACCTGCTCATGGAGTTCACCGAGTCACCCAGCCGCGAGCGGCTCGTGCAGTGGCTGCACTCGATGGTCCACGACCGCTCCCTGGTGACCGAGGAGATGGTCGAGCAGCGGTGGGCCCAGGCGACCGAGCCCAGCACGCTGGCCGCCGCCCGCCGGATGTACAGCCGCGCCGCGCTCGAGGGGATGGGCCGCGCCGCTGCACGGTCGCCGGAGCCGCCGTACTGGGCGATGCTGCACCGCGTCCGCGCCCGCACGCTGCTCACCTGGGGCCGCGACGACCGGGTCAGCCCGCTGGACATGGCGCTGGTGCCGATGCGCACGATCGCCGACGCCGAGCTGCACGTGCTCCCCAGGTGCGGCCACTGGGCGATGATCGAGCAGAAGGCGGCCTGGGAGGCGGTCGTGCTGGCGTTCCTCACCCGCGCCGACTGA